The DNA window TGCTATTGAGGACATTTCCGCATGACATCCGTGGACAATGACAGCTTCCCGCAACCGGCTGATCGGACCGAGCCGGCGCCCGCAGATCCGGCAATCGGCTGGTTCACCGCCCTCAGCGGCATCCTGCGCTCCGGCGCGGTCTTCATCTTGCTCGCCTTGCTCGTCATCGGCTTCACTGCCGCCCAGCCCGCCTTCATCAACATCAACAATCTCATGAGCATTCTGCAGGCGGTCTCCGTCGTCGCGATCCTTGGCGCCGGCGTCACAGTGACACTTGCCGTCGGCGGGTTCGACCTCTCGATCGGCGCAGTCGCCGCATCGAGTGTCATGGCGGCCAGCTATGCGATGATCGTCTGGCGGCTCGACGCCTATGCAACCGTGCCGCTGGTGCTGGCCTTTGGTGCGGCGATCGGCCTGATCAACGCCTTCATCATCGTCCGGCTGAGGGTACCCGATCTCCTGGCGACCCTGTCGATGATGTTCCTGCTCTCCGGCTTGCAGCTCATCCCGACCGCCGGGCGCTCGATCTCCTCCGGACTGATCCTGCCTGACGGCTCGAAGGCTGCCGGCAGTTACGATCCGCATTTCATGCTGATCGGCCGCTACAACCTGTTCGGTACCGTGCCGGTCTCAGTCGTCCTGATGATCCTTGTCGCCCTGGTGCTGTTTGTATTGACGGAGCGGACCCGCATCGGCCGCCTGCTTTTCGCCACCGGCGGCAACGAGGTGGCGACGCGGCTCGCCGGAGCGTCGACGACACGGCTGAAGACGCTGGCCTATGTCATTTCCGGCACGCTGGCCTCGCTCGGCGGCATTGTCATCGCCGCTCGCGTCGGCCGGGGCGATGTCTCGTCCGGCGGTTCGCTGCTGATGGACGCGGTCGCCGCCTCGTTGATCGGCTTTGCCGTATTGGGCCTGCGCCGTCCGAACGTGCTTGGCACCATCGCCGGTGCCGTTTTCGTCGGTGTGCTGCTCAACGGACTGACCATGCTGAACGCCCCCTATTACACGCAGGACTTCGTCAAGGGCGCCGTCCTCGTCGGCGCCCTTGCCCTGACCTACGGCCTCGGGCGAAACGGCGAGCGCTGAATTACAAGCATCGCCCGAGGAACTTTTCTCTCGAACAAACGCCTTTTGGAATAGCGTTCCTCCTTATTTCATTAAATACATATAATTTATGGATTATCGCAGAGAGGGAACCCCATGAACCATGACCAAAAATCCGGCTTTGGACGCCGGGAAATCCTGAAACTCGCAGCCGTCGCCGGCGCGACCTTTGCAGGCACCGGCGTTTTTGCCGGGCAATCGGCTG is part of the Rhizobium jaguaris genome and encodes:
- a CDS encoding ABC transporter permease, whose translation is MTSVDNDSFPQPADRTEPAPADPAIGWFTALSGILRSGAVFILLALLVIGFTAAQPAFININNLMSILQAVSVVAILGAGVTVTLAVGGFDLSIGAVAASSVMAASYAMIVWRLDAYATVPLVLAFGAAIGLINAFIIVRLRVPDLLATLSMMFLLSGLQLIPTAGRSISSGLILPDGSKAAGSYDPHFMLIGRYNLFGTVPVSVVLMILVALVLFVLTERTRIGRLLFATGGNEVATRLAGASTTRLKTLAYVISGTLASLGGIVIAARVGRGDVSSGGSLLMDAVAASLIGFAVLGLRRPNVLGTIAGAVFVGVLLNGLTMLNAPYYTQDFVKGAVLVGALALTYGLGRNGER